A part of Deinococcus sp. KNUC1210 genomic DNA contains:
- the msrQ gene encoding protein-methionine-sulfoxide reductase heme-binding subunit MsrQ gives MALDAGSGALGANPVQRVQLQTGVLTLALLLLSLLCTPLRLVFGWTWPARIRKALGLLAFVYAALHFLVYLFDKGILNSDFGLQTILTDIVKRPFITAGFAALLLLVPLALTSFKGSVKRLGFARWTALHRLVYVAAALGVLHYWWGVKKDHTQPLIYAGVLIVLFAVRWLWKKRKPASTGKKRPVGGV, from the coding sequence ATGGCGCTGGACGCCGGAAGCGGCGCACTGGGAGCCAACCCGGTGCAGCGCGTCCAGCTTCAGACAGGCGTGCTGACCCTGGCCCTGCTGCTGCTGTCGCTGCTGTGTACGCCGCTGCGTCTGGTGTTCGGCTGGACGTGGCCCGCACGTATCCGCAAGGCACTGGGACTGCTGGCCTTCGTGTACGCCGCGCTGCACTTCCTGGTGTACCTGTTCGACAAGGGCATCCTGAACAGCGATTTCGGCCTTCAGACCATCCTGACCGATATCGTCAAGCGGCCCTTCATCACGGCGGGCTTCGCGGCCCTGCTGCTGCTGGTTCCACTGGCCCTGACGAGCTTCAAAGGCAGCGTGAAACGGCTCGGCTTCGCCCGCTGGACCGCGCTGCACCGACTGGTGTACGTGGCGGCGGCACTGGGCGTGCTGCATTACTGGTGGGGCGTGAAGAAGGACCACACCCAGCCGCTGATCTATGCCGGGGTGCTGATCGTCCTGTTCGCGGTGCGCTGGCTATGGAAAAAGCGCAAACCCGCGTCCACAGGAAAGAAACGGCCCGTGGGCGGCGTGTAA